Proteins from a single region of Primulina tabacum isolate GXHZ01 chromosome 5, ASM2559414v2, whole genome shotgun sequence:
- the LOC142544244 gene encoding protein ANTAGONIST OF LIKE HETEROCHROMATIN PROTEIN 1-like translates to MYILAYGVAADSTDEYIKIEESTTIESLKRFFRDVVEVFGDWYLRSPNAEDIERILLIGKQRGFPGMLGSLDCMHWKWKNCPTGWAGQYAGRSGKPTIILEAVADYELWIWHAYFGLPGSNNDINVLSKSHLFVNLANGVAPTANYVIQGKKYTMRYYLADGIYPKWDTLVQTIHNPQGPKKKYFAARQESYRKDVERAFGVLQSKWAIITGPARVWSKQVLHDIMTTCIIMHNMIIEDERKLNVPVTDYREAPIPDVEMARDEHARFQEFLHAIVE, encoded by the coding sequence ATGTATATCTTAGCATATGGTGTGGCGGCAGATTCAACGGATGAGTATATTAAAATCGAGGAGTCTACTACGATTGAAAGTTTAAAAAGATTTTTCCGGGATGTGGTGGAGGTGTTTGGTGACTGGTATCTTCGGTCTCCCAATGCTGAGGACATTGAAAGAATTCTCCTTATTGGAAAACAACGTGGATTCCCAGGGATGCTGGGAAGCCTAGATTGTATGCATTGGAAGTGGAAAAACTGTCCAACAGGTTGGGCTGGACAATATGCTGGTCGTAGCGGAAAACCAACAATCATTTTGGAGGCCGTAGCAGATTACGAGTTGTGGATATGGCATGCATACTTTGGTTTGCCAGGTTCAAACAATGACATTAACGTGTTGTCAAAATCTCATCTCTTTGTTAATTTGGCCAATGGGGTAGCTCCCACCGCTAACTATGTCATACAAGGAAAAAAATACACCATGAGATACTACCTAGCAGATGGTATTTATCCAAAGTGGGACACTTTAGTGCAAACAATTCACAATCCACAAGGTccaaagaagaaatattttgcagCACGACAAGAAAGTTACAGAAAAGATGTTGAACGAGCATTTGGAGTACTGCAATCAAAGTGGGCAATAATCACTGGACCTGCACGAGTTTGGAGCAAACAAGTGCTGCATGATATCATGACAACATGCATTataatgcataatatgattattgAAGATGAAAGGAAATTGAATGTGCCAGTCACAGATTATCGCGAGGCACCCATCCCAGATGTTGAAATGGCACGTGATGAGCATGCCCGATTTCAAGAGTTTTTGCACGCCATCGTAGAATAA
- the LOC142544245 gene encoding gamma conglutin 1-like, protein MDLGFRISIQLGNQMFTSQIVKKLEFRLQKNAVQTDLIVLLLPEFDIVLDALSKKNAVISHLSVQRPLQAEIQMFEFAVYARGDAPNLATLTVQPTLRDRIRAVQPSDEQLQKCRQRDEAKGWRLYTVVDDIFSLSPRTAQPTFTWPISERETYRVSIPVIVDLNGRFLWVNCSRNYLSSSYNAPICHSTQCSKAGVHYCHKCTWKDFEPGCHNNTCAVIATNPVTQVNGLGELSQDVISIQSIAPDGSRVGQYADIPNFLFACAPSSLLRGPLPRGVAGVAGLSHNQVSLPAQVAAYFGFQPEFALCLSPYPARKGGIFFGNIPSSVRPKTLVYTPLTISEPGEYFIPVRSIQVKNKLITFRSTRGRVGFGGALLSTTTPYTSLEHSIFKSVSESFADQLTGVPQVKAVPPFSLCFNANQMPPTRVGGIPDIDFVMQNRNVTWKVLGVDAIVHARPGVDCLAFVDAGMNPRTSVVIGANQMEGSNFLHFDLPRSRLGFVHSRFETPVNCTDFKYDSVDELDAMGDD, encoded by the exons atggatttgggattcaGAATATCGATTCAATTGGGAAATCAGATGTTTACCTCCCAGATAGTGAAGAAATTGGAGTTTCGGTTACAGAAAAATGCGGTGCAGACAGACTTGATTGTGCTACTGTTGCCGGAGTTTGATATTGTTCTAG atgcCCTGAGCAAGAAAAACGCAGTGATTTCTCATTTGTCGGTACAGAGACCGCTGCAGGCAGAGATTCAGATGTTTGAGtttgcagtttatgccaggggcgatGCCCCAAACCTTGCTACCCTGACAGTACAgccgactttgagagacagaattcgggcAGTGCAGCCTTCTGACGAGCAGCTGCAGAAGTGTAGACAGAGGGATGAGGCTAAGGGCTGGAGGTTGTATACTGTTGTGGATGACATA TTCTCCCTCTCACCAAGGACGGCGCAACCAACCTTCACGTGGCCTATATCCGAAAGAGAAACCTACAGGGTCTCCATACCCGTAATTGTCGATCTGAATGGCAGATTCTTGTGGGTAAACTGCAGCAGAAACTACCTTTCGTCATCTTACAATGCTCCCATTTGTCACTCCACACAATGCTCTAAAGCTGGTGTACATTACTGTCATAAATGTACTTGGAAGGATTTCGAACCCGGTTGCCATAACAATACATGCGCCGTTATTGCAACAAATCCTGTAACACAAGTAAATGGACTTGGTGAACTTTCCCAAGATGTGATCTCAATCCAATCTATTGCACCAGATGGATCCAGAGTTGGCCAATATGCAGATATTCCTAATTTTCTCTTTGCATGTGCGCCCTCGTCTCTTTTACGAGGGCCGCTCCCACGAGGAGTTGCAGGAGTAGCTGGACTTAGTCACAATCAAGTTTCACTTCCAGCACAAGTTGCTGCCTATTTCGGATTTCAACCCGAGTTCGCTTTGTGTCTGTCTCCTTATCCAGCGAGAAAAGGAGGGATTTTCTTTGGCAACATCCCTTCTAGTGTAAGGCCAAAAACTCTGGTATACACACCATTAACAATCAGTGAACCAGGTGAGTACTTCATACCGGTCCGATCGATTCAGGTAAAAAATAAACTCATCACTTTCAGGAGCACAAGAGGCAGAGTGGGGTTTGGAGGAGCATTACTCAGTACAACAACACCTTACACGTCTCTCGAGCACTCGATATTCAAAAGCGTATCCGAGTCATTCGCTGATCAGTTAACAGGGGTTCCTCAGGTAAAAGCAGTGCCGCCTTTCAGTCTATGCTTCAATGCGAACCAAATGCCACCAACACGAGTCGGGGGGATCCCAGATATCGACTTTGTCATGCAAAATCGAAACGTTACTTGGAAAGTTCTGGGAGTTGATGCAATTGTGCATGCTAGACCAGGGGTAGATTGCTTGGCTTTCGTCGACGCGGGGATGAATCCAAGAACATCGGTTGTCATCGGAGCGAATCAGATGGAGGGTTCCAACTTCCTACACTTCGATCTGCCCAGGTCTAGGCTGGGCTTTGTCCATTCACGTTTCGAAACTCCAGTGAACTGCACTGATTTTAAATATGACAGTGTTGATGAGTTAGATGCAATGGGTGACGATTAA